The following proteins come from a genomic window of Mauremys mutica isolate MM-2020 ecotype Southern chromosome 7, ASM2049712v1, whole genome shotgun sequence:
- the ASB14 gene encoding ankyrin repeat and SOCS box protein 14 — translation MSNSKYVNDEDFDDDIPTQNVIQQSLQHIHKSETVTDTAASDRFQFVMSTEHGKIITAIRAGQEAVLLKLMRHCSAFKETDQRGWLPLHEAAAQLNKNILEITLKASDPVVWEQTSLKGETPLFVAVDKCFLDNVHFLLLNGCNPNVKNEEGDSSLVIAIKHDLYEIASLLIRFGANVNLQGVSKRTALHEAARLGRKDIVNLLLCSGADPDPRSAYGLTPLALAAQIGHTEIMEILLRKGADVLSQAADCASILFEAVGGGNPDSLSLLLEYGADANVPKHTGHLPIHRAAYRGHFLALKQLASVTDYASIKESGISPVHSAAAGAHPQCLEFLLKSGFDANFMLHERVRKGYDDQRKSALYFAVSNGDICSTQLLLDAGALPNQDPIKCLQLALRMGNYELINLLLQHGANVNYFCRVNTTHFPSALQYSLTDEIMLRMLLNYGYDVYRCFDCLHGDNIHSPYAFEGWTPSVIKDNMFCEVITLSWLKHVAGKVVRVMLDYVDHVSICCKLKAVLKEQTLWPEINSILTNPRSLKHLCRLKIRKCMGHLRLRCPVFMTFLPLPTRLKEYILYKEYDLYGQGNWIGTH, via the exons ATGTCTAATTCTAAATATGTGAATGATGAAGACTTTGATGATGACATCCCCACCCAGAATGTTATTCAACAAAGCTTGCAGCATATCCATAAAAGTGAGACAGTTACAGATACTGCAGCGAGTGATAG ATTCCAGTTTGTTATGAGCACAGAACATGGAAAGATAATCACAGCAATACG TGCAGGCCAAGAAGCAGTCTTGCTGAAGTTGATGAGGCACTGTTCAGCTTTTAAGGAAACTGATCAGCGAGGCTGGCTTCCTTTGCATGAAGCTGCAGCACAATTAAACAAGAACATCCTAGAAATAACTCTGAAGG CTTCAGATCCCGTTGTGTGGGAGCAGACCAGTCTGAAAGGGGAAACTCCTCTCTTTGTAGCAGTAGACAAATGCTTCTTAGACAACGTCCACTTTCTCCTGCTCAATGGCTGCAATCCTAATGTTAAGAATGAAGAAGGAGATTCTTCTTTAGTTATAG CAATTAAACATGATTTATATGAAATTGCCTCCCTGCTGATAAGGTTTGGAGCAAATGTAAACTTGCAGGGTGTCAGTAAGAGGACAGCTTTACATGAAGCAGCCAGACTAGGCAGGAAAGATATCGTGAACCTTCTGCTTTGCTCTGGAGCAGATCCTGATCCCCGCAGTGCATATGGGCTCACTCCCCTAGCGCTGGCTGCACAGATTGGGCATACAGAAATTATGGAAATTTTACTGCGAAAAG GTGCTGATGTCCTTTCACAGGCAGCTGATTGTGCTTCCATATTATTTGAAGCTGTTGGAGGAGGAAATCCAGATTCGCTCTCTCTTTTACTAGAATATGGAGCTGATGCCAATGTGCCAAAACACACAGGTCACTTGCCTATCCACAGAGCTGCATACAGGGGACACTTTCT AGCTTTAAAGCAGCTAGCTTCAGTTACTGATTATGCTTCCATTAAGGAGAGTGGGATAAGTCCAGttcactcagcagcagcaggagcacatCCTCAGTGCCTTGAGTTTCTCCTCAAATCTGGGTTTGATGCCAATTTCATGTTGCATGAGAGGGTTCGCAAAGGCTACGATGATCAGAGGAAATCAGCTTTATATTTTGCTGTCTCAAATGGGGATATTTGCTCAACACAGCTGCTTCTGGATGCTGGAGCCCTGCCAAATCAAGACCCCATTAAGTGCCTCCAGCTAGCCTTGAGAATGGGCAACTATGAGCTAATCAATCTACTGCTTCAGCATGGGGCCAATGTAAATTACTTCTGCAGAGTGAATACGACGCATTTCCCCTCAGCTCTGCAGTATTCTCTAACAGATGAAATCATGTTAAGAATGTTGCTGAATTATGGGTATGATGTGTACCGCTGCTTTGATTGTCTTCATGGAGACAACATTCATTCCCCATATGCCTTTGAAGGATGGACTCCTTCTGTTATCAAAGACAACATG TTCTGTGAAGTGATAACGCTGTCATGGCTGAAGCACGTAGCTGGGAAAGTAGTGCGAGTGATGCTAGATTATGTTGATCATGTTAGCATCTGCTGTAAGCTGAAAGCAGTTCTCAAGGAACAGACACTATGGCCAGAAATCAATTCCATTTTGA